From the genome of Phytohabitans rumicis, one region includes:
- a CDS encoding DJ-1/PfpI family protein, producing MTDKPLSGARVAVLVESQYIPSELRIYQERFAQYGATVDLVSRLWGNDSLRFYSTVEPDDSGSAQPIEWVEVGLDVDEVDPTGYDAVIAMANYTTVRLRYVDPPPPGTLPAAAVRSAPAVRFFQRAMADPRVVKAAPCHALWLLTPSPELLAGRRVICHPVVLADVLNAGATYVPPPPGTPEGEQVVVDGDLVTSSSWHATERLVDAVRDGILAARERPVPQFVPPVSRERTGKVLMVVSEWGYWGEELVGPLRELDAAGIAVDFVTPTGKRPNAIPVSMDADFFDPPLQRKITSEQMARWAREMDDPFTEQGARLDYPINLADWFPERPYHAAPQFVRLMEVYHRDLARAAERVAEYDAILLVGGAGAIVDLGNNQRVHDLVLAFHRVDKPIAAVCYGGISLAFARDMNERRSILAGKHVTGHCVEYDYKDGTVFVEGRNKPLDFNMGPAPYTMEFLMRDATAPGGAFHGNFGRPTSVIVDYPFITGRSIQDSALTGQKLIEVLREGLRRWGW from the coding sequence ATGACGGACAAACCGCTTTCCGGTGCGCGCGTGGCGGTGCTGGTGGAAAGCCAGTACATCCCGAGCGAGCTGCGCATCTATCAGGAACGCTTCGCCCAGTACGGCGCCACGGTCGACCTGGTATCACGGCTGTGGGGCAACGACAGCCTGCGCTTCTACTCCACTGTGGAGCCGGACGACAGCGGGTCGGCACAGCCCATCGAGTGGGTCGAGGTGGGCCTCGACGTCGACGAGGTGGATCCGACCGGCTACGACGCGGTCATCGCGATGGCCAACTACACGACCGTGCGGCTGCGCTACGTCGACCCGCCGCCGCCCGGTACGTTGCCGGCGGCGGCCGTGCGGTCGGCGCCGGCGGTCCGGTTCTTCCAGCGGGCCATGGCGGACCCGCGGGTGGTCAAGGCCGCCCCGTGCCACGCGCTGTGGTTGCTGACCCCGTCGCCGGAACTGCTCGCCGGGCGCCGGGTGATCTGCCATCCGGTGGTCCTCGCCGACGTGCTCAACGCCGGCGCCACGTACGTGCCGCCGCCGCCGGGTACGCCCGAGGGCGAGCAGGTCGTGGTCGACGGCGACCTGGTGACGAGCTCGTCGTGGCACGCCACCGAGCGGCTGGTCGACGCGGTGCGGGACGGCATCCTCGCCGCGCGCGAGCGGCCCGTACCCCAGTTCGTCCCGCCCGTATCCCGCGAACGCACCGGCAAGGTGCTGATGGTGGTGTCCGAGTGGGGCTACTGGGGCGAGGAGCTGGTGGGCCCGCTGCGCGAGCTGGACGCCGCCGGCATCGCGGTGGACTTCGTCACGCCCACCGGCAAGCGGCCCAACGCGATCCCGGTGAGCATGGACGCCGACTTCTTCGACCCGCCGCTGCAACGAAAGATCACCAGCGAGCAGATGGCGCGGTGGGCGCGGGAGATGGACGACCCGTTCACCGAGCAGGGCGCCCGGCTGGACTACCCGATCAACCTGGCGGACTGGTTCCCGGAACGGCCGTACCACGCCGCGCCGCAGTTCGTCCGGCTGATGGAGGTGTACCACCGGGACCTGGCGCGGGCGGCGGAGCGCGTCGCCGAGTACGACGCGATCCTCCTCGTCGGCGGCGCGGGGGCCATCGTCGACCTGGGCAACAACCAGCGGGTGCACGACCTGGTCCTGGCCTTCCACCGGGTGGACAAGCCGATCGCGGCGGTCTGCTACGGCGGCATCAGCCTGGCGTTCGCGCGGGACATGAACGAGCGGCGCAGCATCCTGGCCGGCAAGCACGTGACCGGCCACTGCGTGGAGTACGACTACAAGGACGGCACCGTGTTCGTCGAGGGCCGCAACAAGCCGCTGGACTTCAACATGGGCCCGGCGCCGTACACGATGGAGTTCCTGATGCGGGACGCCACCGCTCCCGGCGGCGCCTTCCACGGCAACTTCGGCCGCCCGACGAGCGTGATCGTGGACTACCCGTTCATCACCGGACGGTCCATCCAGGACAGCGCGCTGACCGGGCAGAAGCTGATCGAGGTGCTCCGGGAAGGGCTGCGGCGATGGGGCTGGTGA
- a CDS encoding aldo/keto reductase, translated as MEYRTLGGSGLQVSVLSMGTMTFGGKDIFANVGTTGVDEARQQVDRCLDAGINLIDTADVYSGGASEEIVGEVLRGRRDDVLLATKVRFPMGPGPNDGGLSRHHVIAGCEASLRRLQTDHIDLYQLHEWDGLTPLAETFEALDLLVRAGKVRYVGVSNFAGWQLMKAVNTAEVRALPRPVSQQIYYSLQARDAEYELIPAAVDQGLGVLVWSPLAGGLLSGKYRRGQQAPAGSRQLTEWSEPPVYDEDKLYDTVDVLVRVGEAHGVSAAQVALAWLLGRPAVSSVVVGARTGEQLADNLAAADLRLTDDERRSLDQVSAQPLLYPYWHQANTARDRLSPADLTLLGPHL; from the coding sequence GTGGAGTACAGGACGCTGGGCGGTTCGGGTCTACAGGTGTCGGTGCTGTCGATGGGCACGATGACCTTCGGCGGCAAGGACATCTTCGCCAACGTCGGCACGACCGGCGTCGACGAGGCACGGCAGCAGGTCGACCGCTGCCTGGATGCGGGGATCAATCTGATCGACACCGCCGACGTCTACTCCGGCGGGGCGTCGGAGGAGATCGTCGGTGAGGTGCTGCGCGGTCGCCGCGACGACGTACTGCTCGCGACCAAGGTGCGCTTCCCCATGGGGCCGGGCCCCAACGACGGCGGGCTGTCCCGGCACCACGTCATCGCCGGCTGCGAGGCGAGCCTGCGCCGCCTGCAGACCGACCACATCGACCTGTACCAGCTGCACGAGTGGGACGGCCTGACCCCGCTGGCGGAGACCTTCGAGGCGCTGGACCTGCTGGTCCGGGCCGGCAAGGTCCGGTATGTCGGGGTGTCCAACTTCGCCGGCTGGCAGCTCATGAAGGCCGTCAACACCGCCGAGGTCCGCGCCCTGCCCCGCCCGGTCAGCCAGCAGATCTACTACTCCCTGCAGGCCCGCGACGCCGAGTACGAGCTCATCCCCGCCGCGGTCGACCAGGGGCTCGGCGTACTGGTGTGGAGCCCGCTGGCCGGCGGGCTGCTGTCCGGCAAATACCGCCGCGGCCAGCAGGCGCCCGCCGGCAGCCGGCAGCTGACCGAATGGAGCGAGCCGCCGGTGTACGACGAGGACAAGCTCTACGACACGGTCGACGTACTCGTGCGGGTCGGCGAGGCGCACGGCGTCTCCGCCGCGCAGGTCGCGCTGGCCTGGCTGCTCGGCCGGCCCGCGGTCAGCTCCGTGGTCGTCGGCGCCCGCACCGGCGAACAACTGGCCGACAACCTGGCCGCCGCCGACCTGCGGCTGACCGACGACGAGCGCCGCAGCCTCGACCAGGTCAGCGCCCAGCCGCTGCTCTACCCGTACTGGCATCAGGCGAACACCGCCCGTGACCGCCTGTCCCCCGCGGACCTGACGCTGCTCGGCCCCCACCTGTAG
- a CDS encoding AGE family epimerase/isomerase, which translates to MGYQSYAATTSVAGNVVSVDVESSSFTIACRSGDVVEVFVGPTTTFEVLSNVDGVSRDRTPGPAPDPDGGDPVRDSIRRYVAVDNLVFVRGIHQEHQGRGRYDGRIVYLLQSSPGGAYVFEEPTWWLTQISRLADRWLDQLFDARRDYSLEDFAKFYRTNLNIVGRPTDDTVQECATLSRLIYGLSSAYLLTGAERYFLAARAAVAYQRQAFRTLSSDGRHCFWAHGRRATADGERLLMASEFPDDAGAIPLYEQIYALAGLGQYYRITGDWEVLADIRRTLNTFRDFYRDDEAARERGLPGYGGYFSHLDDVTFRPDSAALGPNQSRKNWNSIGDHLPAYLVNLVLAVEPLPRGEARSAFERLQNDAIELLDETVALIVEKFPDDHSDYVNERFHADWTPDHEYGWQQNRAIVGHNLKIAWNLTRCMFYLQGREQRLHDRGQHAEADQQKQMAARCLHLARRLADRMAEAAVDPVRGGVFDAVERMPDNGMPIQFAWGVTKDFWQQEQGILAYLLLYGATRDERYLNLARECMAFWNLFFLDRDRQGIFFRTTESGLPVLQGVYGQKGSHSVAGYHSFELNYLAHLYVRAFVEPDDQHRRFCLYFRVQGDGEQRTINVLPDFMPPNRVEILRVSANGVDRTEDLKPANADDFQISIDGVKPNPKDGSVSLVVEFSVH; encoded by the coding sequence ATGGGGTACCAGTCCTACGCCGCCACCACGTCGGTGGCGGGCAATGTCGTGTCGGTCGACGTCGAATCCTCGTCGTTCACCATCGCCTGCCGCAGCGGCGACGTGGTGGAGGTCTTCGTCGGTCCGACGACCACCTTCGAGGTGCTGTCCAACGTCGACGGCGTGTCCCGGGACCGCACGCCGGGGCCCGCGCCGGATCCGGACGGCGGGGATCCGGTGCGGGACTCGATCCGCCGGTACGTCGCCGTGGACAACCTGGTGTTCGTCCGCGGCATCCACCAGGAGCACCAGGGCCGCGGCCGGTACGACGGGCGGATCGTCTACCTGTTGCAGTCCAGCCCCGGCGGGGCGTACGTGTTCGAGGAGCCGACGTGGTGGCTCACCCAGATCTCCCGGCTGGCGGACCGGTGGCTGGACCAGCTCTTCGACGCCCGGCGGGACTACTCGCTGGAGGACTTCGCCAAGTTCTACCGGACGAACCTCAACATCGTCGGCAGGCCCACCGACGACACCGTGCAGGAGTGCGCCACGCTGTCCCGGCTCATCTACGGGCTGTCCTCGGCGTACCTGTTGACCGGGGCGGAGCGCTACTTCCTGGCCGCGCGGGCGGCGGTGGCGTACCAACGGCAAGCCTTCCGGACGCTGTCCAGCGACGGCCGGCACTGCTTCTGGGCCCACGGCCGGCGGGCCACCGCGGACGGTGAACGGCTGCTCATGGCGTCGGAATTCCCCGACGACGCGGGCGCGATCCCGCTGTACGAACAGATCTACGCGCTCGCCGGGCTCGGCCAGTACTACCGGATTACCGGGGACTGGGAGGTCCTGGCGGACATCCGGCGGACGCTGAACACGTTCCGGGACTTCTACCGCGACGACGAGGCGGCCCGCGAGCGTGGCCTGCCCGGCTACGGCGGCTACTTCTCGCACCTGGACGACGTGACGTTCCGGCCGGACAGCGCCGCGCTCGGGCCGAACCAGTCGCGCAAGAACTGGAACTCGATCGGTGACCACCTGCCGGCGTACCTGGTCAACCTGGTGCTGGCGGTGGAGCCGCTGCCGCGCGGCGAGGCCCGTTCGGCGTTCGAGCGGCTGCAGAACGACGCGATCGAACTGCTCGACGAGACGGTCGCGCTCATCGTGGAGAAGTTCCCGGACGACCACAGCGACTACGTCAACGAGCGGTTCCACGCCGACTGGACCCCCGACCACGAGTACGGGTGGCAGCAGAACCGGGCGATCGTCGGGCACAACCTGAAGATCGCCTGGAACCTGACCCGCTGCATGTTCTACCTCCAGGGGCGCGAGCAGCGGCTGCACGATCGGGGCCAGCACGCCGAGGCGGACCAGCAGAAGCAGATGGCCGCCCGCTGCCTGCACCTGGCCCGCCGGCTCGCCGACCGGATGGCCGAGGCCGCGGTCGACCCGGTCCGCGGCGGGGTCTTCGACGCGGTGGAGCGGATGCCCGACAACGGCATGCCGATCCAGTTCGCCTGGGGTGTGACCAAGGACTTCTGGCAACAGGAGCAGGGCATCCTGGCGTACCTGTTGCTGTACGGCGCGACCCGCGACGAGCGCTACCTGAACCTGGCGCGGGAGTGCATGGCGTTCTGGAATCTGTTCTTCCTGGACCGGGACCGGCAGGGTATCTTCTTCCGCACCACGGAGAGCGGGCTGCCGGTGCTCCAAGGGGTGTACGGGCAGAAGGGCAGCCACTCGGTGGCCGGCTACCACAGCTTCGAGCTGAACTACCTGGCCCACCTCTACGTCCGGGCCTTCGTGGAGCCGGACGACCAGCACCGCCGCTTCTGCCTCTACTTCCGGGTGCAGGGCGACGGGGAGCAGCGGACCATCAACGTGCTGCCGGACTTCATGCCGCCCAACCGGGTGGAGATCCTGCGGGTCAGCGCGAACGGCGTGGACCGCACCGAGGATCTCAAGCCGGCCAACGCCGACGACTTCCAGATCTCGATCGACGGGGTCAAGCCGAACCCGAAGGACGGTTCGGTCAGCCTCGTCGTCGAGTTCTCTGTCCACTGA
- the treS gene encoding maltose alpha-D-glucosyltransferase: protein MDDGRLKFDEGPRRALAVVTDHYRHSELPDLDSPSRDGEATARILGNPLIGGFDPVETLLDPDVRTATNRIYDFFASAQPDDFLFAYFSCHGRRTPNGRLYLTTIDTDPDRLPPTAISADYLAEQFDGSRARRIVVVLDCCHAGAFTGDPRLRGSRDRILVLTAGASELAHEGDRGQAVTGPSKFADAFFEGIETGRADNDNNGLITVREAFDYAVARLRDTGAKQTPQMRAGITGDMVLCRAPVRRGALPPPIDALVRSSLPSARQVAVDELAHWLSSADTTVVEAAETALAELRADPNERVAQAASRLLSRRYAVASGRLATEASVVVKNPDPLWYRRAVCYEIQVRSFADGDGDGIGDIRGLIDRLEYLQWLGVDCILLSPIFASPLKEDGNDISDFTAVHPDLGGIAELVELVDAAHRRGIRVLLDLVLNHTSDQHAWFESSRRAPDGPYGDYYVWSDTDALYAEASGSVAGADQSGWSAQSGWTYDPVRRQYYWHRFGPNAPDLNFDNPAVQDEILRILPYWLDLGVDGFRLVSAPYLFERDGTPCEGLHETHAYLRKLRAELDRDYPDRVLLAWADRWPAQARVYFGDPAEGRECDMVLFTSLMPRIFLSMRRESHHPVSTLLSQTDAIPANCQWGLFLRNGDEMSLDTIDEDGREYLLKEYAPLPRMRSAVGIRRRLAPMLDGDRGQMELCMALLLSLPGSPILYYGDEIGMGENLMLPGCAAIRTPMQWSTERGAGFSTAEPDQLALPVLLNSTYGYQAANVVSQRPISTSLLSTIRRLIQIRRHSPALNGGRFVPVPSSNSAVLAYLRQDGPDCMLCVANFSRYPQPTELDLSAHAGARLVEATGGSRFGTVTEAPWTLSLAGHGFFWFRLTDAAPPPSLPASLPA, encoded by the coding sequence ATGGATGACGGCCGCCTCAAGTTCGACGAGGGTCCGCGCCGGGCACTGGCGGTGGTCACCGACCACTACCGGCATTCCGAGCTGCCCGACCTGGACTCGCCGAGCCGGGACGGCGAGGCCACCGCGCGGATCCTCGGCAACCCGCTGATCGGCGGCTTCGATCCGGTGGAGACGCTGCTCGACCCGGACGTGCGCACCGCGACCAACCGCATCTACGACTTCTTCGCCTCCGCCCAACCGGACGACTTCCTCTTCGCGTACTTCTCCTGCCACGGCCGGCGTACGCCCAACGGCAGGCTCTACCTGACCACGATCGACACCGACCCGGACCGGTTGCCGCCGACGGCGATCTCCGCGGACTACCTCGCCGAGCAGTTCGACGGCTCGCGCGCGCGGCGGATCGTCGTGGTGCTCGACTGCTGCCACGCCGGCGCGTTCACCGGTGATCCACGGCTGCGGGGCAGCCGCGACCGGATCCTGGTGCTCACCGCGGGCGCGTCCGAACTGGCCCACGAGGGCGACCGGGGACAAGCCGTCACCGGGCCGTCCAAGTTCGCCGACGCGTTCTTCGAGGGCATCGAGACCGGCCGCGCCGACAACGACAACAACGGCCTGATCACGGTACGCGAGGCGTTCGACTACGCCGTCGCCCGGCTGCGCGACACGGGCGCCAAGCAGACCCCGCAGATGCGCGCCGGCATCACCGGGGACATGGTGCTCTGCCGGGCACCCGTACGGCGTGGCGCCCTGCCGCCGCCGATCGACGCCCTGGTGCGCAGCAGCCTCCCGTCCGCCCGGCAGGTCGCCGTCGACGAGCTGGCGCACTGGCTGTCCTCGGCCGACACCACCGTGGTCGAGGCCGCCGAGACCGCGCTCGCCGAGCTGCGCGCCGACCCGAACGAGCGGGTCGCGCAGGCCGCCAGCCGGCTGCTGTCCCGCCGGTACGCGGTCGCCTCCGGCCGGCTGGCCACCGAGGCGTCCGTGGTGGTCAAGAACCCGGACCCGCTGTGGTACCGCCGCGCGGTCTGCTACGAGATCCAGGTGAGGTCGTTCGCGGACGGGGACGGCGACGGCATCGGCGATATCCGTGGCCTGATCGACCGGCTGGAGTACCTGCAGTGGCTCGGCGTCGACTGCATCCTGCTCTCGCCGATCTTCGCCTCCCCGCTCAAGGAGGACGGCAACGACATCAGCGACTTCACCGCCGTACATCCGGACCTCGGCGGCATCGCCGAGCTGGTCGAGCTCGTCGACGCGGCGCACCGGCGGGGCATCCGGGTGCTGCTCGACCTGGTGCTCAACCACACCAGCGACCAGCACGCCTGGTTCGAGTCGTCCCGCCGCGCCCCGGACGGGCCGTACGGCGACTACTACGTGTGGAGCGACACGGACGCGCTCTACGCCGAGGCATCCGGCTCGGTGGCCGGCGCCGACCAGTCCGGGTGGTCGGCGCAGTCGGGCTGGACGTACGACCCGGTACGCCGGCAGTACTACTGGCACCGGTTCGGCCCGAACGCGCCCGACCTGAACTTCGACAACCCCGCGGTCCAGGACGAGATCCTGCGCATCCTGCCGTACTGGCTGGACCTCGGCGTCGACGGATTCCGCCTGGTCAGCGCGCCCTACCTGTTCGAGCGGGACGGCACGCCGTGCGAGGGGCTGCACGAGACACACGCGTACCTGCGCAAGCTGCGCGCCGAACTGGACCGGGACTATCCGGACCGGGTGCTGCTGGCCTGGGCGGACCGGTGGCCGGCGCAGGCGCGGGTCTACTTCGGCGATCCCGCCGAGGGCCGCGAGTGCGACATGGTGCTCTTCACCTCGCTGATGCCGCGGATCTTCCTGAGCATGCGCCGGGAAAGCCACCACCCGGTGTCCACATTGCTCAGCCAGACCGACGCGATCCCGGCGAACTGCCAATGGGGCCTGTTCCTGCGCAACGGCGACGAGATGTCGCTGGACACCATCGACGAGGACGGCCGGGAGTACCTGCTCAAGGAGTACGCCCCACTGCCACGCATGCGCAGCGCCGTCGGCATCCGCCGGCGCCTCGCGCCGATGCTGGACGGCGACCGCGGCCAGATGGAGCTGTGCATGGCGCTGCTGCTGTCGCTGCCCGGCTCACCGATCCTGTACTACGGCGACGAGATCGGCATGGGGGAGAACCTCATGCTCCCCGGATGCGCCGCCATCCGTACCCCGATGCAGTGGTCGACCGAGCGCGGCGCGGGCTTTTCCACCGCCGAACCGGACCAGCTCGCCCTGCCCGTGCTGCTCAACTCGACGTACGGGTACCAGGCGGCCAATGTGGTCAGCCAGCGCCCGATATCGACGTCCCTGCTGAGCACGATCCGCCGGCTGATCCAGATCCGGCGGCACAGCCCCGCGCTCAACGGCGGCCGATTCGTGCCGGTACCCTCCTCCAACTCGGCGGTGCTGGCCTACCTGCGCCAGGACGGCCCGGACTGCATGCTCTGCGTGGCCAACTTCTCCCGGTACCCCCAACCCACCGAGCTCGACCTGAGCGCCCACGCCGGCGCCCGGCTGGTGGAGGCGACGGGCGGCTCCCGATTCGGCACGGTCACCGAGGCCCCCTGGACGCTCAGCCTCGCCGGCCACGGCTTCTTCTGGTTCCGCCTCACAGACGCCGCCCCACCCCCCTCCCTCCCCGCCTCCCTCCCCGCGTGA
- a CDS encoding DUF4132 domain-containing protein: MAPRDEADTMLRRIARGYGSAPSWRDWLVTEMCRQPVAVTQAVRDLLVEQPEQYASTEAHRAALAWVADRLDEHLPRRYALTADLPPSELARRLLVVLAPLAPDYFYWQGPACAEIGDLLVAQPPEDRVELSREFLRYLDAGSGQPPIPALTTLLGRLVEAGGAVDVPALFTWYGRQVAGGVPGADALLVAEFAAGRPWPLALAAVRREAVMFGANHVTALPAAEPLWPTVNPGEPWADRLIADVEALPEDRRAAWHALFTHATGATQARPSDRWRQTGAALVAEVGEADFADRTIGWLALVGKPRSTPLHLGLDDGDHNQGFDPYNATALRGMVWLLADRPPSPAIVRLLGAMAETALRKVPGIGPRSPKLANAAVYALSRLDDPGAVGELARLCARVTHKGTLKEVEKALNARAAALGVSRDEVDELAIPSYGLEDVGRRAEKLGTTVAEVRVTGIEASLHWHNAAGRPVKSPPAEVRREHAEALTELKASVKEIGKMLTAQRDRLDRMVLSRREWRYAAWRERYLDHPLVGTLARRLIWTVDGTACCWAEDAMRTVDGAVLDCPAEATVELWHPIGQPVPAVLAWREFLERHGITQPFKQAHRETYPRTDAEGATGTYSNRFAAHIVRQHQFHALAAVRGWRSVLRMMVDDVYPPPTRELPEWGLRAEFWVAGAGDDYESDANESGAYLRLATDQVRFYPIDAPQHQAHASGGEYEQWLGADQQPTAPLPLESVPALVFSEVMRDVDLFVGVASVGNDPTWSDGGPGGRFREYWASYSFGELSATAQTRRDLLTRLLPRLAIAERCEIAGRFLRVRGDLRTYKIHLGSGNILMEPQDEYLCIVPDRSAPSGTDGLFLPFEGDRTLALVLSKAILLAGDTRITDRTIVRQIRP; the protein is encoded by the coding sequence ATGGCGCCCCGGGACGAGGCCGACACGATGCTGCGGCGGATCGCCCGCGGCTACGGGTCCGCGCCGAGCTGGCGGGACTGGCTGGTCACCGAGATGTGCCGGCAGCCGGTCGCCGTCACCCAGGCGGTCCGGGATCTGCTGGTCGAGCAGCCGGAGCAGTACGCCTCGACCGAGGCCCACCGCGCCGCGCTGGCCTGGGTCGCCGACCGCCTCGACGAACACCTGCCGCGGCGGTACGCGCTGACCGCCGACCTGCCGCCGAGCGAGCTGGCCCGGCGGCTGCTCGTGGTGCTGGCGCCGCTCGCGCCCGACTACTTCTACTGGCAGGGCCCGGCCTGCGCCGAGATCGGTGACCTGCTGGTCGCTCAGCCGCCCGAGGACCGGGTGGAGCTGTCCCGCGAGTTCCTGCGGTACCTCGACGCCGGCTCCGGCCAGCCACCCATCCCGGCGCTGACCACCTTGCTGGGACGGCTCGTGGAGGCGGGCGGCGCGGTCGACGTACCGGCCCTGTTCACCTGGTACGGCCGCCAGGTCGCGGGCGGCGTACCGGGTGCCGACGCGCTGCTGGTCGCGGAGTTCGCCGCTGGCCGCCCGTGGCCGCTCGCCCTGGCCGCCGTCCGGCGCGAGGCGGTCATGTTCGGGGCGAACCATGTCACGGCCCTGCCAGCAGCCGAACCGCTGTGGCCGACCGTGAACCCCGGCGAGCCGTGGGCCGACCGGCTCATCGCCGACGTCGAGGCGCTGCCCGAGGACCGCCGGGCGGCCTGGCACGCGCTGTTCACGCACGCCACCGGGGCAACCCAGGCGCGCCCGTCCGACCGGTGGCGGCAGACCGGCGCCGCGCTGGTCGCCGAGGTCGGCGAGGCGGACTTCGCCGACCGTACGATCGGCTGGCTGGCGCTGGTCGGCAAGCCGCGCAGCACGCCGCTGCACCTCGGTCTCGACGACGGCGACCACAACCAGGGCTTCGACCCGTACAACGCGACGGCGCTGCGGGGCATGGTGTGGCTGCTGGCCGACCGCCCGCCGAGCCCGGCGATCGTCCGGCTGCTGGGCGCGATGGCGGAGACGGCGCTGCGCAAGGTGCCCGGCATCGGTCCGCGCAGCCCGAAGCTCGCCAACGCCGCGGTGTACGCGCTGTCCCGGCTGGACGATCCGGGCGCGGTCGGCGAGCTCGCCCGCCTCTGCGCCAGAGTGACCCACAAGGGCACCCTGAAGGAGGTCGAGAAGGCGCTGAACGCGCGGGCGGCGGCGCTCGGGGTGTCCCGCGACGAGGTCGACGAGCTGGCGATCCCCAGCTACGGGCTGGAGGACGTGGGACGCCGCGCCGAAAAGCTCGGCACGACGGTGGCCGAGGTGCGCGTCACCGGCATCGAGGCCAGCCTGCACTGGCACAACGCCGCCGGCCGGCCGGTCAAGTCGCCGCCGGCCGAGGTCCGCCGCGAGCACGCGGAGGCGCTGACCGAGCTGAAGGCGTCGGTCAAGGAGATCGGCAAGATGCTGACCGCCCAGCGGGACCGGCTGGACCGGATGGTCCTGTCCCGGCGGGAGTGGCGCTACGCCGCCTGGCGGGAGCGGTACCTGGACCACCCGCTGGTCGGCACGCTGGCCCGGCGTCTGATCTGGACGGTGGACGGCACGGCCTGCTGCTGGGCCGAAGACGCTATGCGCACAGTGGACGGTGCTGTGCTGGACTGCCCCGCCGAGGCCACAGTGGAGCTTTGGCACCCGATCGGTCAGCCGGTACCGGCCGTGCTGGCCTGGCGGGAGTTTCTCGAACGGCACGGCATCACGCAGCCGTTCAAGCAGGCGCACCGCGAGACGTACCCGCGCACCGACGCGGAGGGCGCCACCGGCACCTACTCCAACCGTTTCGCCGCGCACATCGTGCGCCAGCACCAGTTCCACGCGCTGGCGGCCGTACGCGGCTGGCGCAGCGTGCTGCGCATGATGGTCGACGACGTGTACCCGCCGCCGACCCGGGAGCTGCCCGAGTGGGGGCTGCGGGCCGAGTTCTGGGTGGCGGGCGCCGGAGACGACTACGAAAGCGACGCCAACGAGTCCGGCGCCTATCTGCGGCTGGCCACCGACCAGGTCCGCTTCTACCCGATCGACGCGCCCCAACACCAGGCGCACGCCAGCGGCGGCGAGTACGAGCAGTGGCTGGGCGCCGACCAGCAGCCGACCGCGCCGCTGCCGCTGGAGAGCGTGCCGGCGCTCGTGTTCAGCGAGGTGATGCGCGACGTCGACCTGTTCGTCGGCGTCGCCAGCGTCGGCAACGACCCGACCTGGTCCGACGGCGGTCCAGGCGGCCGGTTCCGCGAGTACTGGGCGAGCTACAGCTTCGGCGAGCTGTCCGCGACCGCGCAGACCCGCCGGGACCTGCTCACCAGGCTGCTCCCCCGGCTCGCCATCGCCGAGCGGTGCGAGATCGCGGGGCGGTTCCTGCGGGTCCGCGGCGACCTACGCACGTACAAGATCCATCTGGGCTCGGGCAACATCCTGATGGAGCCGCAGGACGAGTACCTGTGCATCGTGCCGGACCGGTCGGCGCCGTCCGGCACCGACGGGCTCTTCCTGCCGTTCGAGGGCGACCGGACGCTCGCGCTGGTGCTGAGCAAGGCCATCCTGCTCGCCGGCGACACCCGCATCACCGACCGGACGATCGTGCGCCAGATCCGCCCCTAG